TAAATTACATATCAATTTATGATTAGATAGATGCGTACACTTGGATTGAATACTCAATACACATAAAACATAAAAgtttaaaagtttaaaatatataattttctgataaaaacattttttttatttttattcgtAAAACTTAtactttataattataaaaataattatattagtaCTGAATTATAattcattaataataatataaaatatatgatattaagAGTATGTAAAACATATAATAAAGCAAGATTTAAAAGATAAAAGAACCTGATgaaactaataaattttattgATGGAACAAAACTTAAACATTACATGATTTCCTTCAAAGGAAGCAAAAACAAGTCTCAACTGCTTAGAATTATCTTAACAATGGAAGAAGCCACAACCGAGACATCATGCACCATCGAGTTCATATCAGACAGCGGCGATGATTGGCCGGAGAATTCCTCTTCACAAGAAATGGCCTCAATAGCAGCATCATTTATACCTTCTTGAGCAAACTTGTAGTTACCTGTGCGCAGAGCATCAATGGCCTGAGGGACATCTCCCTTTATAATCACACTGTAACGATCAGCACAAGCTCTCAATCCTTGTAGCTCCTTTTGGGTGAGGTTGCTGCTGTATTCAAGTAGGTGGTTAATACGTTCAAGGGTATGGGTGGCCTTGGCTTCAATGGTGAAAGCCATAATCTTGGCTAGGCCTTTAACGTCTGTGCTAAAGCTGTG
The Hevea brasiliensis isolate MT/VB/25A 57/8 chromosome 15, ASM3005281v1, whole genome shotgun sequence genome window above contains:
- the LOC110646935 gene encoding cell wall / vacuolar inhibitor of fructosidase 1-like, translating into MKSLLVLLVFIFPVHATIPSIIGSNLIDQTCKQTPYYELCVWSLISNPHSFSTDVKGLAKIMAFTIEAKATHTLERINHLLEYSSNLTQKELQGLRACADRYSVIIKGDVPQAIDALRTGNYKFAQEGINDAAIEAISCEEEFSGQSSPLSDMNSMVHDVSVVASSIVKIILSS